Proteins encoded within one genomic window of Pantoea eucalypti:
- a CDS encoding LysR family transcriptional regulator has protein sequence MHDHRLKDILPFVASVECGSFTAAAERLHVTGSAVSKSVSRLETRLGSRLLERTTRSLHLTDAGSAYYQTCLRILEDLAEAEAVLAAQRIIPSGRLRLAVPTTYGRLNVMPLLMPFCQQHPELALSLSLSDRFVDLFEEGVDVAVRIGGAPDLPASLGWRNMGREQMQFCASPAYLDREGRPENEAALLNHPAILYERVDGSTKPWLFTTEDGQPHWREVPFRLAVGDVDAQLQAVIAGLGVAQMPSWLIQRAVAAGELEIILPQLQPDGLTLSVVWPRRKQFLPKVDALLSALNALTIR, from the coding sequence ATGCACGATCATCGCCTCAAAGATATTCTGCCGTTTGTTGCCAGCGTCGAGTGCGGCAGCTTTACCGCCGCGGCTGAGCGGCTGCATGTGACCGGTTCGGCAGTCAGTAAAAGCGTCAGCCGCCTGGAGACGCGACTGGGCTCGCGGCTGCTGGAACGCACCACGCGAAGCCTGCACCTCACCGACGCGGGCAGCGCCTATTATCAGACCTGCCTGCGCATCCTGGAGGATCTGGCCGAAGCCGAGGCAGTGCTGGCGGCGCAGCGCATCATTCCGTCCGGTCGTCTGCGTCTGGCGGTGCCCACGACCTATGGCCGTCTCAACGTCATGCCGCTCTTGATGCCATTTTGCCAGCAGCACCCGGAACTGGCGCTGAGCCTGAGTTTGTCCGATCGCTTTGTGGACCTGTTTGAGGAAGGCGTAGATGTGGCAGTACGGATCGGCGGTGCGCCTGACCTCCCTGCGTCCCTGGGCTGGCGCAATATGGGCCGCGAGCAGATGCAGTTCTGTGCCTCTCCTGCTTATCTGGACCGTGAAGGTCGTCCGGAGAATGAGGCGGCGCTGCTGAATCATCCCGCCATCCTTTATGAGCGCGTGGATGGCTCGACCAAACCCTGGCTGTTCACCACTGAAGATGGTCAGCCACACTGGCGCGAGGTGCCGTTCAGGCTGGCAGTGGGCGACGTTGATGCGCAACTGCAGGCGGTCATCGCCGGACTGGGTGTGGCCCAGATGCCTTCATGGCTGATTCAGCGCGCCGTAGCAGCCGGCGAACTGGAGATTATCCTGCCGCAGTTACAACCTGACGGGCTGACGCTAAGCGTGGTATGGCCACGGCGTAAACAGTTTCTGCCAAAAGTAGACGCGCTGTTATCCGCATTAAATGCACTCACCATCCGCTAA
- a CDS encoding SDR family oxidoreductase — protein MKKHALIVGISGVIGRALAEKLQTEGWQVTGLSRGRGAVPEGAASLTADLTDADAVRDALKEVKPDALFFSVWARQENEKENIRVNGGMVRNVIEALGDRLKGSHVALVTGLKHYLGPFEAYGKGAVPVTPFREEQGRQPVDNFYYAQEDEVFAGAEKYDYRWSVHRPHTIIGHAVGNAMNMGQTLAVYATLCKEKGWPFIFPGSPEQWSGIVDMTDAGLLAEQLHWAATSPNGANEDFNAVNGDVFRWNWMWPKLADYFGIEAAEYPAQMMPLENRMQEAASAWQAIAEQNQLREADVTKLASWWHTDADLGRPMEAFTDMSKSRKAGFTGYRSTLDSFTQLFDKLKAEKVIPD, from the coding sequence ATGAAAAAGCACGCTTTGATTGTTGGCATCAGCGGTGTTATTGGTCGCGCACTGGCAGAGAAATTACAAACAGAAGGCTGGCAGGTTACCGGTCTTTCACGCGGACGCGGTGCGGTTCCTGAAGGCGCAGCCAGTCTGACAGCCGATCTGACCGACGCTGACGCCGTTCGTGACGCACTGAAAGAGGTAAAACCGGATGCGCTTTTCTTCAGCGTCTGGGCGCGTCAGGAAAATGAGAAAGAGAACATCCGTGTTAATGGCGGCATGGTGCGCAATGTGATTGAAGCACTCGGCGATCGCCTCAAGGGTTCACATGTGGCACTGGTCACCGGACTGAAGCATTACCTGGGTCCGTTTGAAGCTTACGGCAAAGGGGCGGTGCCGGTGACGCCGTTCCGCGAAGAGCAGGGTCGTCAGCCAGTCGATAACTTCTATTACGCGCAGGAAGATGAAGTGTTCGCGGGCGCTGAGAAGTATGACTATCGCTGGAGCGTTCACCGTCCGCATACCATCATCGGTCATGCCGTAGGTAACGCGATGAATATGGGGCAGACGCTGGCGGTTTACGCGACATTGTGCAAAGAGAAGGGCTGGCCCTTTATCTTCCCAGGCTCGCCTGAGCAGTGGAGCGGTATTGTGGATATGACCGATGCGGGCCTGCTGGCTGAGCAGCTGCACTGGGCTGCCACTTCACCAAATGGCGCAAATGAGGATTTCAATGCCGTAAACGGCGACGTCTTCCGCTGGAACTGGATGTGGCCAAAACTGGCAGACTATTTCGGTATTGAAGCTGCGGAGTACCCGGCGCAGATGATGCCGCTGGAAAATCGTATGCAGGAAGCCGCCAGTGCATGGCAGGCGATTGCAGAGCAGAATCAGTTGCGTGAGGCAGATGTGACTAAGCTGGCTTCATGGTGGCACACCGATGCAGACCTGGGCCGTCCGATGGAAGCTTTTACTGATATGAGTAAGAGCCGCAAAGCGGGCTTTACCGGCTATCGCAGCACGCTCGACTCTTTTACTCAGCTGTTTGATAAGCTGAAAGCGGAAAAAGTGATTCCGGACTAA
- a CDS encoding SDR family oxidoreductase: MTTCFIIGAAGKVGQKLTRQLSSRNHAVTALHRKPEQAETLQAAGAKPVAGDIQQLSVTALSGLMTGHEVVVFTAGAGGAGIELTNAIDGEGLKLAVAAAEQAGVSRFLLVSAFPDAGRGKTPSEGFENYMRVKRLADAVLVASKLEWVILRPGTLTDEAGTGRVHADLAIPYGEIPREDVAATLVGLIENPAIKYQIIELTQGDVQIDVALQRLQRLQRV, translated from the coding sequence ATGACAACATGTTTCATTATCGGGGCGGCGGGCAAGGTTGGCCAAAAGCTGACGCGTCAACTGAGCAGCAGAAACCATGCGGTCACGGCGCTGCACCGTAAACCGGAACAGGCTGAAACTCTTCAGGCCGCAGGCGCGAAGCCTGTTGCGGGTGATATTCAGCAACTCAGCGTGACGGCACTGTCCGGTTTAATGACGGGTCACGAAGTGGTTGTTTTCACCGCGGGTGCCGGCGGTGCCGGGATCGAGTTGACCAATGCTATTGACGGTGAAGGGTTGAAGCTGGCGGTAGCCGCAGCAGAGCAGGCGGGTGTCTCGCGCTTCCTTCTGGTCTCGGCGTTTCCGGATGCAGGCCGTGGTAAAACGCCATCAGAGGGTTTTGAGAATTACATGCGGGTGAAACGTCTGGCGGATGCCGTGCTGGTGGCGAGCAAGCTGGAGTGGGTGATCCTGCGGCCGGGTACGCTGACCGATGAAGCCGGGACAGGGCGGGTGCATGCTGATCTCGCTATTCCGTATGGGGAAATCCCGCGTGAAGATGTGGCGGCGACGCTGGTCGGGTTGATTGAGAATCCGGCGATTAAATATCAGATAATCGAACTCACCCAGGGTGATGTGCAGATTGATGTGGCGTTGCAGCGGTTGCAGCGGTTGCAGCGGGTATAG
- the fumA gene encoding class I fumarate hydratase FumA, with product MSNKPFVYQNPFPLSHEDTEYYLLSREHVSVAEFEGQEILKVDPQALTLLSQQAFHDASFMLRPAHQQQVASILDDPEASDNDKYVALQFLRNSEIAAKGVLPTCQDTGTAIIMGKKGQRVWTGGGDEAALSLGIYNTYIEDNLRYSQNAALDMYKEVNTGTNLPAQIDLYSVDGDEYKFLCIAKGGGSANKTYLYQETKALLSPGKLKNYLVDKMRTLGTAACPPYHIAFVIGGTSAESTLKTVKLASTHYYDGLPTEGNEHGQAFRDVQLEQELLKAAQDLGLGAQFGGKYFAHDIRVVRLPRHGASCPIGMGVSCSADRNIKAKINREGIWIEKLESNPGRLIPEALRQQGEGEVLQVNLNRPMEEILAQLSAYPVSTRLSLTGTIIVARDIAHAKLKERIDNGEGLPQYIKDHPVYYAGPAKTPEGYASGSLGPTTAGRMDSYVDLLQAHGGSKIMLAKGNRSQQVTDACHKHGGFYLGSIGGPAAVLAQQSIKSLECVEYPELGMEAIWKIEVENFPAFILVDDKGNDFFQHIERAHCAKCVK from the coding sequence ATGTCGAACAAACCTTTTGTCTATCAGAACCCTTTTCCGCTGTCCCACGAAGATACTGAATACTATTTGCTGAGTCGCGAGCATGTCTCCGTCGCCGAGTTTGAGGGTCAGGAGATCCTGAAAGTTGACCCGCAGGCACTGACGCTGCTGAGTCAGCAGGCTTTCCACGACGCCTCTTTCATGCTGCGTCCGGCCCACCAGCAGCAGGTTGCCTCCATCCTTGATGACCCGGAAGCCAGCGACAATGACAAATATGTGGCTCTGCAGTTTTTAAGAAACTCTGAAATTGCTGCCAAAGGCGTGCTGCCTACCTGTCAGGATACCGGCACCGCGATCATCATGGGCAAAAAGGGCCAGCGCGTCTGGACCGGCGGTGGCGATGAAGCCGCGCTGTCACTGGGTATCTACAACACTTATATTGAAGATAACCTGCGCTATTCACAGAATGCCGCGCTGGATATGTATAAAGAGGTGAATACCGGCACTAACCTTCCTGCGCAGATCGACCTCTACAGCGTTGATGGCGATGAGTACAAGTTCCTCTGTATCGCTAAAGGCGGCGGCTCCGCCAACAAAACTTATCTCTATCAGGAAACCAAAGCGCTGCTGAGCCCAGGCAAACTGAAAAATTACCTGGTGGACAAAATGCGTACCCTCGGCACCGCTGCCTGCCCGCCATACCATATCGCGTTTGTTATCGGCGGCACCTCGGCAGAGAGCACACTGAAAACCGTGAAGCTCGCCTCAACACACTACTACGATGGCTTACCGACCGAGGGCAACGAGCATGGTCAGGCATTTCGTGATGTGCAACTCGAGCAGGAATTGCTGAAAGCAGCGCAGGACCTTGGCCTTGGTGCGCAGTTTGGTGGCAAGTACTTCGCCCACGACATCCGCGTGGTGCGTCTGCCGCGTCACGGCGCGTCCTGCCCGATCGGCATGGGCGTTTCCTGCTCGGCTGACCGCAATATCAAAGCGAAGATTAACCGCGAAGGTATCTGGATTGAGAAGCTGGAATCAAATCCAGGCCGTCTGATTCCGGAAGCGCTGCGTCAGCAGGGCGAAGGTGAAGTGTTGCAGGTGAATCTTAACCGTCCAATGGAAGAGATTCTGGCCCAGCTCTCCGCGTATCCGGTTTCTACCCGCCTCTCACTGACCGGCACCATTATCGTGGCGCGTGATATCGCACATGCCAAACTCAAAGAGCGCATCGATAATGGCGAAGGATTGCCGCAGTACATCAAAGATCACCCGGTCTATTACGCTGGTCCGGCTAAAACGCCTGAAGGTTATGCGTCCGGTTCACTCGGACCGACGACAGCCGGACGCATGGATTCCTATGTGGACTTGCTGCAAGCCCACGGCGGCAGCAAAATCATGCTGGCAAAAGGTAACCGCAGTCAGCAGGTGACGGATGCCTGCCATAAACATGGCGGCTTTTACCTGGGCAGCATCGGTGGTCCGGCCGCGGTGCTGGCGCAGCAGAGCATCAAGAGTCTGGAATGCGTGGAGTATCCTGAGCTGGGAATGGAAGCGATCTGGAAAATCGAGGTGGAGAATTTCCCTGCCTTTATCCTGGTCGATGATAAAGGTAATGACTTCTTCCAGCACATTGAGCGTGCGCACTGCGCTAAATGCGTGAAGTAA
- a CDS encoding DASS family sodium-coupled anion symporter — MKTLSAVTEPPKADPVAAGKKKAIMLALPVIVAVLLLLVPTPAGLEPYAWHFFAIFVGVIVGLIFEPLPGAVIGLTGVVVIALFSQFLLFSPAELANPKFKVASESFKWAVSGFGNSTVWLIFGAFMFAAGYDKTQFGRRLALILVKYLGRRSLTLGYAITFADLLLAPFTPSNTARSGGTIYPIIANLPPLYGSKPNDPSARKIGSYLMWVAITAACITSSMFLSALAPNLLALALVKSIIGFDISWGMWFLAFLPLGLLLILTMPLLAYWFYPPEVKINDEVPKWAIAELEKLGRLTRNEILLLVFVVCALLMWIFATSWIEPAMAALLVVVLMLWTGVLNWNDITSNKPAWNTFAWFATLVALADGLARVGFITWLGKEGGMLLQGYDPQVSAVVLLIAFFLLHYLFASTTAHTTALLPAMLTIAASIPGINMPVFCLMLCTSLGVMGIITPYGTGPSPIYYGSGYLPTKDYWRLGTIFGAIFLGSMMLIAYPWMVWMF; from the coding sequence ATGAAAACACTCTCAGCTGTTACTGAACCCCCAAAAGCCGATCCTGTGGCGGCGGGTAAAAAGAAAGCTATCATGCTGGCGCTGCCGGTAATCGTTGCCGTACTGCTGTTGCTTGTTCCCACCCCAGCCGGACTCGAACCCTACGCCTGGCACTTTTTCGCCATTTTCGTGGGCGTGATTGTCGGGTTGATTTTTGAGCCTCTGCCAGGTGCCGTGATCGGTCTGACTGGCGTGGTGGTCATCGCGCTGTTCAGCCAGTTTCTGCTCTTCAGCCCGGCTGAACTGGCTAACCCGAAATTTAAAGTCGCCAGTGAGTCCTTTAAGTGGGCGGTCAGCGGTTTTGGCAACTCTACAGTCTGGCTCATCTTCGGTGCCTTTATGTTCGCCGCAGGTTATGACAAAACGCAGTTCGGGCGTCGCCTTGCGCTGATTCTGGTGAAATATCTGGGTCGCCGGAGCCTGACGCTGGGTTATGCCATCACCTTTGCTGACCTGTTACTGGCACCCTTTACCCCGTCAAACACCGCGCGCAGTGGCGGCACGATTTACCCGATTATTGCTAACCTGCCGCCGCTGTATGGTTCTAAGCCTAATGACCCAAGCGCCCGTAAAATCGGCTCTTACCTGATGTGGGTCGCGATTACCGCAGCCTGTATCACCAGTTCAATGTTCCTCTCTGCACTGGCTCCTAACCTGCTGGCGCTGGCGCTGGTGAAAAGCATCATCGGTTTTGATATTTCATGGGGCATGTGGTTCCTGGCCTTCCTGCCACTGGGCTTGCTGCTGATTCTGACCATGCCGCTACTGGCTTACTGGTTCTACCCACCTGAAGTCAAAATCAACGATGAAGTGCCAAAATGGGCTATTGCTGAACTGGAAAAACTGGGCCGACTGACCCGCAATGAAATCCTGCTGCTGGTGTTTGTGGTCTGTGCCCTGCTGATGTGGATTTTCGCCACTTCGTGGATTGAGCCCGCGATGGCGGCGTTACTGGTTGTCGTGCTGATGCTGTGGACCGGCGTCCTGAACTGGAACGACATCACCAGTAATAAACCGGCCTGGAACACCTTTGCCTGGTTCGCAACCCTGGTCGCGCTGGCAGATGGCCTGGCCCGTGTCGGATTCATCACCTGGTTAGGTAAAGAGGGTGGCATGCTACTGCAGGGTTATGACCCGCAGGTTTCAGCCGTGGTGCTGTTAATCGCCTTCTTCCTGCTGCACTACCTCTTTGCCAGCACCACCGCGCACACTACCGCGCTGTTACCGGCCATGCTGACCATCGCAGCGTCAATCCCAGGCATCAATATGCCCGTATTCTGCCTGATGCTGTGTACCTCTTTGGGTGTGATGGGCATCATCACGCCATACGGCACTGGCCCAAGTCCGATTTACTACGGTAGCGGCTATCTGCCTACCAAAGATTACTGGCGTCTGGGTACTATCTTCGGTGCCATCTTCTTAGGTTCGATGATGCTGATTGCTTATCCGTGGATGGTGTGGATGTTCTGA
- a CDS encoding flavocytochrome c translates to MKSLTPLLNPLTLPNGAVLKNRLVMAPMTTCTGFYDGTVTSELVEYYRARAGSIGTVIVECCFIDNRGPAFPGAIAIDSDNKIPGLKRIADAIKSEGSTAILQIYHGGRMVEPELIGGKTPVAPSAIAAPREGATQPLALSAEEVDTMITKFGDAVNRAIKAGFDGVEIHGANTYLIQQFYSPNSNQRDDKWGGSRDNRARFPLEVLEITHKMAERFAHNSFIIGYRFSPEEIEVPGIRFDDTLYLLEKLAARGLDYVHFSVGQLLRPSIVDTQDPTPLIEKFVAMRSPALAKVPVIGVGGVVNKADAELALEKGYDLVAIGKACIAYPNWTDRIINNEHLELYIDSNKREELQIPEPLWRFSLVDAMIRDTSESGRKYKAGVYQEKVEAEALKLKINVTLDTDRITDISLVPDDTLDVDFTTTFESLRSRILVANSPHVDAITGATTQSEALKKAVSRAMTTSSKQHVIEEGGNPNAPQNYDVVIVGSGGAGLAAAIQAHDEGARVVIIEKMPTIGGNTIKASVGMNAAETRFQKLKGIEDSKELFYEETLKGGQFKNNPVLLREFVDLAPEAIEWLADKGIELNDITITGGMSIDRTHRPADRSAVGGFLISGLVKNINSRNIEVLLETSVAEILYENGAVAGVKVVDEYNDSRILNAKSVIVATGGFSANRELVVKYRPELDGFVTTNHKGATGSGIAMLEKIGAGTVDMGEIQIHPTVEQTTSYLVSESIRGGGAILVSQAGERFYNEMETRDKVSAQIIALPEKSAWIVFDEQVRMNNKAADEYIAKGFVISAPTVAELAVKLNMSEHHTLEATLARYNNFVIMQKDEDFGRQTALRHPLSEAPFYAIRVAPGVHHTMGGVTIDTTTAVLDSQKQVINGAWACGEVVGGIHGANRIGGNAVADIIIFGILAGGNAAAYARR, encoded by the coding sequence ATGAAATCTCTCACTCCCCTTCTTAATCCACTTACCCTGCCCAATGGCGCTGTTTTAAAAAACCGGCTGGTCATGGCTCCGATGACCACCTGTACCGGTTTTTACGACGGCACGGTCACCAGCGAGCTGGTCGAGTACTATCGCGCCCGCGCGGGTAGCATCGGTACGGTGATTGTAGAGTGCTGTTTTATTGATAACCGTGGCCCGGCATTTCCAGGTGCCATTGCTATCGACAGCGACAATAAAATTCCCGGACTCAAACGTATTGCGGACGCAATTAAATCTGAAGGCTCAACCGCCATTCTGCAGATCTATCACGGCGGCCGTATGGTTGAGCCAGAACTGATTGGCGGAAAAACACCGGTTGCGCCCAGCGCCATCGCGGCGCCTCGTGAAGGGGCAACGCAGCCTCTCGCGCTGAGCGCTGAAGAGGTCGATACCATGATCACCAAATTTGGTGACGCAGTAAACCGCGCCATCAAGGCCGGTTTCGACGGTGTCGAAATTCATGGTGCCAACACTTACCTGATTCAGCAGTTCTATTCACCCAACTCTAACCAGCGCGATGACAAGTGGGGCGGCAGCCGCGATAACCGCGCGCGTTTCCCGCTGGAAGTGCTGGAAATCACCCATAAGATGGCGGAGCGCTTCGCGCATAACTCGTTCATTATCGGCTATCGCTTCTCGCCGGAAGAGATCGAAGTCCCCGGCATCCGTTTTGATGACACGCTTTATCTGCTGGAAAAACTGGCCGCGCGTGGACTCGATTACGTTCACTTCTCTGTCGGCCAGCTGCTGCGTCCGTCGATTGTTGATACTCAGGACCCGACGCCGCTGATTGAGAAATTCGTCGCGATGCGCTCACCTGCGCTGGCAAAAGTACCGGTAATCGGTGTCGGCGGCGTGGTGAACAAAGCGGATGCGGAGCTGGCGCTGGAGAAGGGTTACGATCTGGTCGCGATTGGTAAAGCCTGTATCGCCTATCCGAACTGGACCGATCGCATCATCAACAATGAACACCTTGAGCTCTACATCGACAGCAACAAACGCGAAGAACTGCAGATCCCTGAACCGCTGTGGCGCTTCTCGCTGGTCGATGCGATGATCCGCGACACCAGCGAATCAGGCCGTAAATACAAAGCGGGCGTCTATCAGGAAAAAGTTGAAGCCGAAGCGCTGAAGCTGAAAATCAACGTCACGCTGGATACCGACCGTATCACCGACATCTCGCTGGTGCCGGATGACACGCTGGATGTGGACTTCACCACCACCTTTGAAAGCCTGCGTAGCCGCATTCTGGTGGCGAACAGCCCACACGTTGATGCGATTACCGGTGCAACCACTCAGAGTGAGGCGCTTAAAAAAGCGGTTTCACGCGCGATGACCACCTCCAGCAAGCAACACGTGATCGAGGAAGGCGGTAACCCTAACGCACCACAGAATTACGATGTGGTGATTGTGGGTAGCGGCGGTGCCGGTCTGGCGGCGGCGATTCAGGCGCACGATGAAGGCGCGCGCGTGGTGATCATCGAGAAGATGCCGACCATTGGCGGCAACACGATTAAAGCGTCAGTAGGCATGAACGCCGCTGAAACCCGCTTCCAGAAACTCAAAGGCATTGAAGACAGCAAAGAGTTGTTCTATGAAGAGACGCTGAAAGGCGGTCAGTTCAAAAACAATCCGGTGCTGTTGCGTGAGTTTGTTGACCTGGCACCTGAAGCAATTGAGTGGCTGGCGGATAAAGGCATTGAGCTTAACGACATCACTATTACCGGCGGGATGAGCATCGACCGTACGCACCGTCCGGCTGACCGCTCAGCGGTGGGTGGGTTCCTGATTAGCGGCCTGGTAAAAAATATCAACAGCCGCAACATTGAAGTCCTGCTGGAAACCTCCGTCGCCGAGATCCTCTATGAGAATGGCGCAGTCGCGGGCGTGAAAGTGGTTGATGAGTACAACGACAGCCGTATTCTGAACGCCAAAAGCGTGATTGTGGCGACCGGAGGATTCAGTGCTAACCGTGAGCTGGTGGTGAAATACCGTCCTGAACTCGATGGCTTCGTGACGACCAACCATAAAGGCGCCACCGGCAGCGGTATTGCGATGCTGGAAAAAATTGGTGCCGGCACCGTGGATATGGGTGAAATCCAGATTCACCCAACGGTTGAGCAGACCACCTCTTATCTTGTCTCCGAATCCATTCGCGGCGGCGGCGCCATCCTGGTCAGCCAGGCGGGCGAACGTTTCTACAACGAAATGGAAACCCGCGACAAAGTTTCCGCACAGATCATCGCGCTGCCAGAAAAGAGTGCCTGGATTGTGTTTGATGAGCAGGTGCGTATGAACAACAAAGCGGCTGACGAATATATCGCGAAAGGTTTTGTGATCAGCGCGCCAACCGTGGCAGAACTGGCGGTGAAACTCAACATGAGTGAGCATCACACGCTGGAAGCAACGCTGGCCCGTTACAACAACTTCGTCATCATGCAGAAGGATGAAGATTTCGGTCGTCAGACCGCTTTGCGCCATCCGCTGAGTGAAGCGCCGTTCTACGCGATTCGTGTTGCTCCGGGTGTTCACCACACTATGGGTGGCGTCACTATCGACACCACTACAGCGGTGCTGGACAGCCAGAAGCAGGTGATCAACGGTGCCTGGGCGTGTGGTGAAGTGGTTGGCGGCATCCACGGCGCGAACCGTATCGGCGGTAACGCCGTGGCAGATATCATCATCTTCGGTATTCTGGCGGGTGGTAACGCCGCCGCTTACGCCCGACGTTAA
- a CDS encoding FAD:protein FMN transferase — translation MLTDARVYAYSAVLMGSPILLKLFEDNQTLAAQVFRLIKQQENLFTVNRAASEVMAVNDAAGQHPVVVSQPVFDLIACAHAVSLLPDSLFNLAIGPLVKCWKIGFQGHSVPSETDLKMRMALTNPHDVILDAASRSVMLARPGMEIDLGAIAKGYIADVVQAFLRQQQVSNALINLGGNVQTVGAPPEEAGWAIGLKKPFGEADELIGVIGVNNRSVVTSGVYERYFELDGICYHHILNPHSGYPLDTELMSVTVISERSLDGDIYTTLLYGLGVEKGMACLADKPGIEAIFVTRDRQVICSSQRHFLFQLLDTGYRLVH, via the coding sequence ATGTTAACTGATGCGCGTGTCTATGCTTACTCCGCTGTTTTAATGGGTTCGCCCATTCTGCTGAAGCTCTTCGAAGACAACCAGACGCTGGCCGCTCAGGTTTTCCGTCTGATCAAACAGCAGGAGAACCTTTTCACGGTAAATCGTGCGGCGTCTGAAGTGATGGCCGTTAATGACGCGGCCGGTCAGCATCCTGTGGTCGTCAGCCAGCCAGTCTTTGATTTGATCGCCTGCGCACATGCCGTCAGCCTGCTGCCGGACAGCCTGTTTAATCTTGCTATCGGGCCGCTGGTGAAGTGCTGGAAAATCGGTTTTCAGGGACACAGCGTCCCGTCAGAAACCGACCTTAAGATGCGCATGGCGCTGACGAATCCCCATGACGTCATCCTAGATGCCGCAAGTCGCAGCGTCATGCTGGCCCGGCCGGGAATGGAGATTGATCTGGGTGCCATCGCCAAGGGCTATATCGCCGACGTAGTACAGGCGTTTTTGCGCCAGCAGCAGGTTAGCAATGCGCTGATTAATCTGGGCGGGAACGTGCAGACGGTGGGCGCGCCGCCCGAAGAGGCGGGCTGGGCAATTGGCCTGAAAAAACCTTTTGGTGAGGCCGATGAGTTGATTGGCGTGATTGGCGTGAACAACCGCTCGGTGGTGACGTCGGGTGTCTATGAGCGCTATTTCGAGCTGGATGGCATCTGTTATCACCACATCCTCAATCCGCACAGCGGATATCCACTGGATACCGAGCTGATGAGCGTCACGGTGATCTCTGAACGATCACTGGATGGTGACATCTACACGACACTGCTCTATGGCTTAGGTGTCGAAAAGGGCATGGCCTGCCTGGCAGATAAACCGGGCATTGAAGCGATCTTTGTGACCCGTGACAGGCAGGTCATCTGCTCGTCACAACGTCACTTTTTGTTTCAGTTACTGGACACCGGGTACCGGCTGGTTCACTGA
- the dcuR gene encoding two-component system response regulator DcuR: protein MINVLVVDDDAMVAELNRCYIGQIPGFMCCGTASTLQQAKERLAQEEPQVDLILLDIYMQQENGLDLLPELRSAGRPVDVIIISSAADAATIKTSLNYGVVDYLIKPFQFARFEEALTGWRQKKSLMDNHQFYQQSDVDQLLHGNPPGASEQKRLPKGLTPQTLRTLCLWIDSHPGTEFSTDELATEVNISRVSCRKYLIWLAQINILFTSIHYGVTGRPVYRYRLQPEYHTLLKQYCQ, encoded by the coding sequence ATGATCAATGTGTTAGTTGTCGACGATGATGCGATGGTAGCCGAACTTAATCGCTGCTATATCGGGCAGATCCCAGGCTTCATGTGCTGCGGCACCGCCTCAACCTTACAGCAGGCAAAAGAGCGGCTGGCCCAGGAGGAGCCACAGGTTGATTTAATCCTGCTGGATATTTATATGCAGCAGGAAAACGGGCTCGACCTGCTCCCGGAACTGCGCAGTGCCGGACGTCCGGTCGATGTGATTATCATCTCGTCAGCCGCCGATGCCGCCACCATCAAAACCTCGCTCAACTATGGCGTAGTGGATTATCTGATCAAGCCGTTTCAGTTTGCCCGCTTTGAAGAGGCGCTGACCGGCTGGCGACAGAAAAAATCGCTGATGGATAACCACCAGTTCTATCAGCAGTCGGACGTTGATCAGCTGTTGCATGGAAATCCGCCAGGCGCCAGCGAGCAGAAACGCCTGCCGAAAGGATTAACGCCGCAGACGCTGCGCACCCTCTGTCTGTGGATCGATTCGCATCCTGGCACCGAGTTCTCTACCGATGAGCTGGCAACGGAAGTGAATATCTCTCGCGTCTCCTGCCGCAAATACCTGATTTGGCTGGCGCAGATTAATATTCTGTTCACCAGTATTCACTATGGTGTCACGGGCCGTCCGGTTTACCGCTACCGCCTGCAGCCGGAGTATCACACCTTACTCAAACAGTACTGTCAGTGA